A window from Herbaspirillum sp. meg3 encodes these proteins:
- a CDS encoding bifunctional diguanylate cyclase/phosphodiesterase, whose protein sequence is MKIVASSIPPDHAAAITSIARPPRLLETLLANLDGMVYRCRDDEQWTMEFVSEGCFELTGYQPQDLLFNHRISYENITHPDDRDAVRQVILSCLTAKRRFEMEYRIIRADGEVRWVWERGVGIYSAAGTLDALEGYVQDVTARKEADQALLEAERRYRSIFENAIEGVFQSTPDGGYIAVNPALARIYGYKSPEDLIVSLRDIKHQLYVEPERRTEFMKMMEQFGSVSNFESRVYRRDGEIIWISENARAVHDDAGTLMFYEGTVEAITERKLYEAEIRHQATHDALTGLPNRTMLHNHLQRAVQNSRQKGSLTAVVFVDLDQFKFINDSLGHQVGDELLKTVAQRLVSCVRETDMVARQGGDEFVLVLQNQPDESNITEVLQRILTAVARPWVVGDREFHITCSIGVSRCPTDGRDVETLLKNADSAMYKAKELGRNNFQYFAGWMDAQVSNRLEMLVSLRRALDRDEFKLYYQPKISLASGRIIGAEALIRWISPDQGLVPPDRFIPFAEEAGLIVPIGEWVLRTACAQNKLWQDAGLVPIPVAVNLSPRQLDQNLPEFVRQVLVESGLAATWLELEITENVVMRDAEKTVATLNALKRLGLQVSVDDFGTGYSSLSYLRRFPVDALKIDKSFVRDIARDTDSAAIVKAVISLGHILNLRVIAEGVEDQEQYNFLLENGCDEVQGYLLGKPMPVEDFTRRLELEMQTGLS, encoded by the coding sequence ATGAAGATTGTTGCCTCCTCAATTCCTCCGGATCATGCCGCTGCAATCACATCGATCGCCAGACCGCCTCGTCTGCTGGAGACGTTGCTGGCGAACCTGGACGGCATGGTCTATCGCTGCCGCGATGATGAACAATGGACAATGGAATTCGTCAGCGAGGGTTGCTTTGAACTGACGGGTTATCAGCCGCAGGACTTGCTGTTCAATCACAGGATTTCGTATGAAAACATTACCCATCCCGACGATCGTGATGCCGTGCGGCAAGTCATTCTTTCCTGCCTGACTGCCAAGCGTCGTTTTGAGATGGAATATCGCATCATCCGCGCCGATGGCGAGGTGCGTTGGGTATGGGAGCGGGGCGTCGGGATTTACAGTGCCGCCGGCACACTGGATGCGCTTGAAGGCTACGTGCAGGATGTGACGGCGCGCAAGGAGGCGGATCAGGCGTTATTGGAGGCGGAGCGGCGTTATCGCAGCATCTTTGAAAATGCCATTGAAGGTGTTTTTCAGTCGACGCCGGATGGCGGCTACATTGCCGTGAACCCTGCGCTGGCCCGTATCTACGGTTATAAATCGCCGGAAGATCTCATCGTCAGCTTGCGCGACATCAAGCATCAGTTGTACGTCGAGCCGGAGCGCCGTACTGAATTCATGAAGATGATGGAGCAATTTGGTTCGGTATCGAATTTTGAGTCGCGCGTGTATCGCCGCGATGGCGAGATTATCTGGATTTCGGAAAATGCCCGTGCCGTGCACGATGACGCGGGTACGCTGATGTTTTACGAAGGCACCGTGGAGGCGATTACCGAGCGCAAGCTATATGAGGCGGAAATTCGCCACCAGGCCACGCACGATGCGCTCACCGGTTTGCCTAACCGGACGATGCTGCACAATCATCTGCAGCGCGCGGTGCAGAATTCGCGTCAGAAGGGTTCGTTGACTGCGGTGGTATTTGTCGATCTGGATCAGTTTAAATTCATTAACGACAGTCTTGGCCATCAGGTCGGCGACGAGTTGCTCAAGACGGTGGCGCAGCGGCTGGTGTCTTGCGTACGCGAAACCGACATGGTGGCGCGCCAGGGTGGTGACGAGTTCGTACTGGTGCTGCAGAATCAGCCGGATGAAAGCAATATCACCGAGGTCTTGCAACGTATCCTGACCGCCGTGGCACGGCCATGGGTGGTGGGCGATCGCGAATTTCACATTACTTGCAGCATCGGTGTGAGCCGTTGCCCGACGGATGGTCGCGATGTAGAGACGTTGCTCAAGAACGCCGATTCGGCCATGTACAAGGCGAAGGAGCTGGGGCGCAACAACTTCCAGTATTTCGCCGGCTGGATGGATGCCCAGGTCAGCAACCGCCTGGAGATGCTGGTCAGTCTGCGGCGCGCGCTCGATCGCGATGAATTCAAGCTGTATTACCAGCCCAAGATCAGTCTGGCCAGTGGTCGCATCATTGGCGCCGAAGCGTTGATACGATGGATTTCGCCGGATCAGGGGCTGGTTCCTCCGGATCGTTTCATTCCCTTTGCAGAGGAGGCCGGTCTGATTGTCCCGATTGGTGAATGGGTGTTGCGAACGGCCTGTGCGCAAAACAAGCTCTGGCAAGATGCCGGGCTTGTGCCGATTCCGGTCGCAGTCAACCTGTCGCCGCGGCAACTTGATCAGAACTTGCCTGAATTTGTGCGCCAGGTACTGGTCGAAAGTGGTCTTGCCGCCACTTGGCTGGAACTGGAGATTACCGAAAATGTTGTCATGCGCGATGCCGAAAAGACCGTCGCTACCCTGAACGCGCTCAAGCGGCTGGGTTTGCAGGTGTCGGTGGACGATTTTGGTACCGGCTATTCCAGTCTGAGCTACCTGCGTCGTTTTCCGGTGGATGCCTTGAAGATCGACAAGTCTTTCGTGCGGGACATCGCGCGCGATACGGACAGCGCCGCCATTGTCAAGGCGGTGATTTCTCTCGGTCATATCCTGAATCTGCGTGTGATTGCCGAAGGCGTCGAAGATCAGGAGCAATACAACTTTCTGCTGGAAAACGGCTGTGACGAAGTGCAGGGCTACCTGCTCGGCAAGCCGATGCCGGTGGAGGATTTCACGCGTCGACTGGAGCTGGAGATGCAAACCGGCTTGTCATGA
- the scpB gene encoding SMC-Scp complex subunit ScpB: protein MNTIEAKKVLETALLCAHEPLSINDLKKLYVSGEDVESEMTSDAIRQMLEELREDWIDKGVEVVSLSTGWRFQSRAEMKVYLDRLNPEKPPKYTRATLETLAIIAYRQPVTRGDIEEIRGVTVSSQTVRLLEDRGWIEAIGHRDVPGRPALFATTKRFLDDLGLTSLDQLPPLRTVTKEGVVDPGALLELQALEAGMQASLIAEGEVAEGDVAEIASAEDATAELGQVEQTAENTETVELADAEGTIATTDGDMVAEAADVDTGAEKNAEEISGEEIENDVDAIAPSVANYEEVQVESPASAEEIHTKDPASGHANDAAPGLNNHDSNNETI, encoded by the coding sequence ATGAATACTATTGAGGCCAAGAAAGTCCTCGAAACAGCATTGCTATGTGCTCACGAGCCATTATCAATCAACGATTTGAAGAAGCTTTATGTATCCGGTGAGGATGTCGAAAGCGAAATGACGTCAGATGCCATCCGGCAGATGTTGGAAGAGTTGCGTGAAGACTGGATTGACAAAGGTGTGGAAGTTGTCAGTTTGTCGACAGGCTGGCGCTTTCAGAGTCGAGCCGAGATGAAGGTCTATCTGGATCGTCTGAATCCGGAAAAACCGCCGAAATACACACGCGCTACGCTGGAAACACTCGCCATCATCGCGTATCGCCAGCCGGTAACGCGCGGCGACATCGAAGAAATTCGCGGTGTCACGGTCAGTTCGCAAACCGTTCGCTTGCTGGAAGATCGCGGCTGGATCGAAGCCATCGGCCATCGCGACGTTCCGGGGCGTCCGGCCTTGTTTGCAACGACCAAGCGTTTTCTGGATGATCTCGGCTTGACCTCGCTGGATCAGTTGCCGCCACTGCGTACGGTTACCAAGGAAGGTGTTGTCGATCCGGGTGCGTTGCTGGAGTTGCAAGCGCTGGAAGCCGGGATGCAGGCCAGCTTGATTGCCGAAGGTGAAGTGGCTGAGGGTGACGTTGCGGAGATTGCAAGTGCCGAAGACGCAACAGCTGAATTGGGCCAGGTCGAGCAAACTGCTGAAAATACAGAAACGGTTGAACTTGCCGACGCTGAAGGCACCATAGCAACAACCGACGGCGATATGGTTGCTGAGGCTGCTGATGTTGATACTGGTGCCGAAAAGAATGCGGAAGAAATTTCCGGGGAAGAAATCGAGAACGACGTGGATGCGATTGCACCAAGCGTTGCCAACTACGAAGAAGTGCAGGTCGAAAGCCCTGCGTCTGCTGAAGAAATTCACACCAAGGACCCTGCCTCCGGTCATGCAAATGACGCCGCGCCCGGTCTGAATAACCACGATTCAAATAATGAAACCATCTAG